DNA sequence from the Microtus ochrogaster isolate Prairie Vole_2 linkage group LG10, MicOch1.0, whole genome shotgun sequence genome:
AATCAAACATATTTATACTAAGTGGTAGTAGTTCTTATAAAGAGATATCTTTAAGTACTACTTAAAATACATCATGCACACCTTGGGAAAAAGCAGACTCAACATCAGTaaacaatcaagaaaatttaTAGCACCAACATTTTTGCTGTAACACAAAAGCTGTCTCAAAGGTCATACCTAGATCAACCTTCCAAAGCactgttttatttactttcaaagcaatttcatttggtgtatttttctttgctcttagAATTGTAActagtaaataaaacaaacaataggtAAGAGGGATGCTATCAAAACatagttttgttttatcctgAAAATAGTGCCTTTTcaatctttgtcttttctttagaGAAAGCTGTAAGACATCATCCTGTAGTgcctaaatgaaaagaaattatcaaCTCTAATAATTATGGAATTGTATGCTATTGAAAAGTAGATGAAAAATTTCAAGTTATTTATGGCATATTTGAACAACCAATGTTTATTGCATTTACACAACCAACTTTTCTAAAATTAGTTATAATCATATTACTTTCATTAATTTAGCATGTGAAACTGAACTTGAAATATTGGGTATACACAATGAACCTATCTTAAAGGGTAAGtttttgtatttctaaataaaatttgacATTCAAAGTTAACTATAACAATTCACAATAAGCACAAAAACATCAGTTTATCAGAGTAAAGAAGTGCAGTTTATGAAATTTAGGATTAATTATTGAAAATGcaagtttcctttaaaaatacacatacgcacccacgtgcacgcacacacacactcacacacaccattaaCCATGAAATCTGAAACTGTTATATTTCAGTGCAAAAACCTCAGTATGAGGTAATTTTAATGTAATAACCACTTGAAAAAAATCCACACAGTGGCACTCTTAAAAATGATAGTTTACATGACAATTGCTGGCTGACAAGACAACGTGGACCATGTTTTAACTCTTTAAACTTGTCTTGTTTGGACATATATTTCTTGTTAGTTATTTGCTTCTGATTCAGAAACACAGAAAGGGATATTTCCCACAGCCAACTAATTGTTTATATAGTCACAGAAAAATTATCTGCTTGGGCTTAGAAAGAAATTAGGATACCAAAAAGTCAAGACCATTCTATGAGATTATCAGTAGAGGGTTAATTTCAAAAACGTTCATGTAATCCCAAACTTGTAGTGCAGCACCGCCTAATGGACAGGTAAGGACCCTATCAGCTGGTCTCAATAGAATATACTCTCTAAGTGCAAACCCTTTCACAAAGGTGGTCTCAGTCAGCATTGAGTATTATATACCACTTCTTGCTTAAACAGAAAATTTTGTAAATGttctctaaattttaaaaataaaaacgaacTTTCACAGGTAAAACAGACTGAACACCAAAGCCTAAATCAGTAAGAAAGTCATAGAAATATTACTCTGGCAATGGTGTTTGCTGTACTGTGTTAATGAAATTAGAATACACTTTGGGCAATCTGTCTTTCAATGTCTAATGTTTCCAAATGAGCTTAATATTAAGAGTTGTCCTCAATTTCAAAAAGTTCAGGAATACTGCATCTTTAGATGAAACAGTAGAAAATGTGTTCTGTAATAGgtaacaatttaaagaaaaagataagtgTACCACAAACAACTAAACCAACCTATGTGAGAAATGTTTAACTTGTGACTCATCAAAGTGCAATCTACAGCTTTCTACACATCTTAAGGTTCCTCATGACAATGGTGTAAAGTCAACACTACACTGAAAGGAAAATACATAGTAAATCAGACTTCACATAGCACTAAAGAGAAAAGAGGTACCTTTTTAAATCTTAATGTAAAATGCTAAAGTAACAGTGGTTTCTGCTAAGACAAAGTCACTCTGCATGAAACTTTAAGCTTCCTATataagaataaattttgaaatacagaagtagaaaaaaatagcgAACTCTGTAAACGTTTGCATTTCTCCTATGCAAACCAGGCTTTAAATACCGAGTTCATGTTAGTATTCTGATTAGTGTAAGCAATTAGTTTAGGAGTCTGGAATGAAAGGgccttttgcttttatattaacTTAAAAGTAAGATGGGATCCTCTAGCTCATAGAATGGAATAGAGCTGGCTTGACTTTCTCCAGAATCTGAGTCATAAGGAGCATCAGGGAGCTCTGTGAAACCGTATGCTAATTGTTCATCTTCTATATCTGATCGGACATAGCAGGAAGGGCTAGAATACTCCTCATCTTCTACACTGTTGAAATCTTGAGGAATATATAACATCCCTGGATAGTTCCTACTAACCAAGTCACTTGTGGTCTTAAGGGAGGTTTTCCTAAAAGCCATGAGATGCATATGAGAAAATTTTGAATACTTGAAGCGCTTAAAGCCCAGGGATTCTATAGCAATCTTCCAGCTTTTCATCATCATAGCATGCCGGTTCTGATGGGAGGAATCGGGGGTGATGATGAGCAATAAGCCATTCAGCACTAACAGCTCATGGGCTTTCTTGCAGCAAATCCATCGCTGGTAGGGTGATGGAAaataggaaaggaggagagagaaaacaaccACATGAAacagttctccaggaagagaatcAATAGGATTTTTCAGCTGCTTCAGGAAAGCATCTATAGCATCTTGTGCAAGCTGGAGTGGCTGTTGAAGCTGCAGGTTCAGGAAGTCACACTTATAGACACtctgtagaaataaaaacaacaacaaaggcatattaagaatttcaaaggggctggagagatggctcagtagttaagagcattgcctgctcttccaaaggtcctgagttcaatttccggcaaccacatggtggctcacaaccatctgtactgaggtctggtgccctcttctggcctgcagacatacacacagacagaatattgtacacataataaataaatatttaaaaaaaaaagaaaaagaaaaaaaaagaatttcaaagagTGCCTTATGAATGCCTGTAATTTCAGGCAGTACTCAGGACTTCAAACGTTGGAATCAGCCTTGGTGACATAATTAGATCTtgtcttagaaaggaaaaaaacaaaacaatttcaagAATATGTCCATTATAAGTTTCACACCACAATATTTAACATCTCACAGCCTTTCAACAGAATTTAGTAATGACTACCTTTCTCTTCTAGCTCTACacagattttcctttctttttagtattttctatttttttgagacagggtatcctGTGgtccagggtagcctcaaacttcAAAGTCAAGGCAAACTTGGGAGTCCTGAACTTATCTCCTCCTTTCAAGTGCCGTGTTTGGATGTGTGCACTACCATACCCTGTTCTcaacccattttaaaaattctgagtAATTAAGTGCCACTAATTTCTAAACACTCGAAATTATGAAGAATTTAAATCATCTACTTAAAACTGATGCTTATTTAGAATTTAATTTGGATAAGAACATACAGGAATGATTCATTTCTAATGTAAGCCACATTTATATTCAATTTATTATCACCAGTTAGCcaataagcaaaaaacaaaaacaaaacaactccccccaaagcacaaaacaaaacaaaattaaaaaaaaaacttttaaggaGATTATTAGAGCTAGTAAATATTAAACAGTTTGTAAATGAAATGCCTGTCAAAGAGCGTGTGCAAAAATAAAGGCCTGCAAACCAGCTACTGGAACTCACATCttagatgggaggagagaaggagtcGCCGGAAACAAAAGCTAACCATGTTACTGGACTGATGGGGGATGGGCTCCCAGGTGAATGAATGGACTACTGGGAGGTGAAGCTTAATTAAAGGCAATGGatgctttctctgtctccattGCTATCTCTGCATCTGAGGATTGCCTGCCTTGCCTCAGGCTCAGAATGAATGAGCTAGCTTACTGCAACCTCTGACATCCTGAGACAAAAATAACTTTCCCTCCTAAATCTGACTTTGTCAAGTACTTTGTCACAATGACACAAAAGTAACTGGCAGATTTGAAGGCACGGAATAATGCTAACACTCTTCAAAGATCAGTAAAAACTCTTAAAAAGTTAATTCCTGCCTTGAAGCAAATTGCACATTGAATTTAATTAACGCCATCAAATGACTAAGGAAAATAGAACACACAaagatataaatatgttttatttgccTGAACACTAAAATGCTACAAATACAGAATAGGAAAGAACTACGGGGTTTGGGAGATGACTCCATAGGTAAAAAGCACTTGCAATGAAATCTTGCTGACCTGAATCTGAGCCCCTAGAACTCACATAGAAAGCAATGCACACACCTGGAATCTCAGTACCGTAAAGTAAGATGGGAGGTAACTCTGTGTAGATGTGTTCCACGGCAGACAACTATGGACCCTAAGCAGTACActtatctttgttgttgttttacttttgggAACAAAGACATTACAAAGACATCTTTGTAACCTACAGATTTTTAGATCACAGTGATTTTACTATAGTATGCCAAATCCTGGGAACAAAACGAATAAATATAATACGTTAATATTAGTTAGCTAAATGCTAAAAATTTTCAGAATATGTATTTAGTTTTGAATAGAAACAATTGACTAGTTCCAGACAGGAAAGTATATGttagctttttttaaagaatgtaaagatagtggtttttcctttttaaagacacatgtaaaaagaaaaaaaaatcaggtctttAAAATTCACATACCTCTACAGCAGGTACAATATCTATCCCAACAGTTAGAAATTCTTCAAACTTCAAAAATGGATTAAAGCAGCTGCCAACATCAAGTAATCTGATCTTTTCTGAGGCTTGAAGCAACctaaaaacagacacatgtttaaaaagcaaactgaaaataaCACAGGTAAAAATTTACCTACAAGAATAAATATTAGCGTATAGATTATCAGCTCTTGTCCTAGGCTTGAAGAAATGCTGTTAATGTTAGTAACATCTATGCACTCTAGGGTAAAACAGaaataatcttaaattaaaaatagttttcaaggcagggcggtggtggcgcacgcctttaatcccagcactcgggaggcagaggcaggcggatctctgtgagttcgaggccagcctggtctacaagagctagttccagcacaggaaccaaaaagctacggagaaacactgtctcgaaaatcaaaaaaaaaaaaaaaaaatagttttcaaagtggctgtaaaaCGTGAGctcctgttttctatttcctgagCTGTGTCTAGTATCTGGCATGCAGTGGACTCCGGCAGCTATTTGAGCACTACTTAAGCTTCTGTAGTATTTCCTGGCATGAAGACAGGCTCTGAAAACACTACTCTCACAGAAAAagcataaaacatacacacaaaaacaaatgacaacttattattgtgaaaataatttttcactaGAAAAAGACTCCAAAAGTATCTTAAATCCATACAACACATTTTGAGAACTATTGTTgtacaagacaaaataaaatcaatttaattcTCAATAGTCAATAGAATCATATCTTTGGATTTAACTTTATCTCAATGACTTAAACGAACCAAAGGAATATAATGAAACAGAATTCTTATATCAGGGAAACTTCTTTATTGTACACAAGCATTCCTCATTTCCAAAAATAGCAGAAAATGAATAGCAAATGTAATCATAATGAAGTTCAGTATGGCTCTAGGCAGTAGACAATGGCCTTTATTTGTTCCAACCCTATagtctaaataaaaacaataattaaaatagtacAGTTTTTTCAACTTTGAACATATGCCATGTCAACTAACATTTCAATAATTTTCCCTACAAAGTTTATGAGTACacattggaaaaataaaagaaagagaacataaaTAATTGTGTAAGGACAGAATGTTGGTACTTTTTGAAGGCTAAAGTGTAGAGACTTGTCTAGCTTTTTCTAGCATTGACATTAGAGGGGTTCAGATTACATATCTAAAAGTGATGTTGTAGAGAAGAAATTTAATAAGGGGGTTATGTATTCAGCATATTTACTAATTCCTTTTGCTGATCTACTGGTGCAAATTTTAAATTAGTAATATCTTATTATATGTCAGTAAGTTACTTATGAAAGCTATATATTTAATGAAGCATGCCTAAGTTTTTTCTTTGCATGTTAAAAGACTGTATTATAAAGGGCATTCAAAAATTTTCCCACTAATGCCAAGTTATGAGGCAGTGTGGGAAGGCAGTATCAAAACTTCAATTCACCTATGAAAATTGATCAAATACCAGTCTAGATATCATGAAGGTAtttcttaaagataaaattaatatttatatcagAAGTCTGAACAAAGCTGACTGTCCTCTACAAATGGGGAAGTTGCATCCAATCAGTTGAAAGCTTTGAGAAAAAGAACAGGCATGGccagctgacctgagctggtgGAAACTCACTAACTCTGGAGTCTCCAGACTGACAATGGGGGAACCttcataggcccaaactaggccctctgaatatgggtgacagctgtgtCACTGGGTCAGTCTGtaaggccactggcagtgggaccaagatttattTGTTGTGCTTgagtggctttttggagcctattctctttgaagggatgccttgttcagtctagatataggCAGGAAggtcttggtcctgtctcaaagagatGCACCAAACTTTGctaactccccatgggaaacTTTACTGTCTCTGAGGAGCAGACGAGGAAGGGTGCAGTAGGTGCAaggtggggagagcaggaagaggggagggagagggaactgggattgatatgtaaaataagaaaagattgtttttttaaaaaaataaataatggagagagagagatttgcctAAGGAAAAATGAATTTTGCCTCCAGACTGATTCCAGACTGCAGCACCTCCAGTACTTCCTATTCCCAGGGTTCACAACATACTAGGCCTGCATTACAGACTGCAAACCAGGCAAACCCTATAGCCATGGGGGCCAATTTCTTCACAATTCTTCtcactgtgtgtatatatgcatattccattgatcttttttaaagaaaccctgactaaaaTGCAATACCAACATAGTCTCTGTATGTGACAGTTCAACTTGTCTGTTACCTTGGGATTCCAAAGAGACAAAGGGGAATTCAAAGCACAGAGGAATGATTGGGGAAGCCCACTGTTAGTTTCCTTGCAGTATACTATAATGTGTTGTTTCCTTGCCCCAAAAGTAAGTCGGAAGAATGACTTAATGAACACAATTTCTTAAAAGGAGGCATAGTCATTAGGAATACTAGTAATTTTCATGGATGCATAGATCGGTCATTACCACTAATATGTCtatactttatttcatttctcttaatacAGTTGGTCTCCTTTTATCctgccatattttaaaattgatacaCCTGAATTTCTGTCTTAAGGTTTCTAATATgctaaacacaaaaatatttttctttgaggcTGAATGTAGCTCACTTGTTTAGCATGCCCAATGACTAGGGTTTGGTttgcagaaagaaggaaaagaagtgttTTCAATTTTAGTTTCAAAGCAATTACTTCAATTGATCTTGTTTTCCCTCTGGTGGTTAAATGTAAGTCTAGAAAAAGTATACCTACTATCATATAACTAGGGAAAGGAGCTAAATCATAGATACTGATATTgatcatcattttttaaaaaaatacagaccTTTTTTAAAGGAGAGCATTTTGAGTAAtttattcttaaacattttaatctAGCAATGTTTTTGGAGTTCCATCTTACTCTTCCAGTATTTCACTTCACTGAATGGTACACAGACTGAAAGGTATTCTAGGGTAACATGAAAATTAAGGGAAAAGAGCATTAATTTTTTCTGATTCTAGCCTCACCTGGTCTCCATGTTATAAAGTCAGACTTAACACAGTCATGAGACTGACATAACTGGGGACTGCAGTatactttatttcaaaatttcttcTAACAGAGAATCTATTCACTGAATTACTGAGTTTCTTTATACATACGGGAACTATGATAGACTTTGTTAGGCACAGCAGAATATCACACCACTTCTAACATCTCTGCTTCTAATGTCTAATACAGTGGTTACTTAGGAAGCCTACAATGGCCCTGGGTTAGGCACTAAGTTCACTAAGTCTCTCTTACCTTTGCAGCTCCTATGACGCTCTATGAAAAGTTTGGCATTACATAACAGTTCTCTTGTAGTTGAGAGAGTGGATAAACTTAGAATACTATGAATTATTTGAAAAAGAGACTTTCCCACATTTTCAGAACTGCTATTACATTTGTATGACTTGAACCTATAGCTAATCCATAATAGAACAGAAATTTTTGAAGACAGGTTTTTCCTATTGAGTGTTTTTAAGgcaaataatattatttagaaGTTTTGAAATTGAGGAAGACAATTCATCCTGAAAGACTCAATATTGTGACCACTATAATTGATGgct
Encoded proteins:
- the Bmt2 gene encoding S-adenosylmethionine sensor upstream of mTORC1 yields the protein MEPGSGGRGSARGQRPSSAAQPREQERKLEQEKLSGVVKSVHRRLRKKYREVGDFDKIWREHCEDAETLCEYAVAMKNLADNHWAKTCEGEGRIEWCCSICREYFQNGGKRKALEKDEKRAVLATKTTPALNVHESSKLEGRLTNLSFTSPEFITELLQASEKIRLLDVGSCFNPFLKFEEFLTVGIDIVPAVESVYKCDFLNLQLQQPLQLAQDAIDAFLKQLKNPIDSLPGELFHVVVFSLLLSYFPSPYQRWICCKKAHELLVLNGLLLIITPDSSHQNRHAMMMKSWKIAIESLGFKRFKYSKFSHMHLMAFRKTSLKTTSDLVSRNYPGMLYIPQDFNSVEDEEYSSPSCYVRSDIEDEQLAYGFTELPDAPYDSDSGESQASSIPFYELEDPILLLS